Genomic DNA from Schistosoma haematobium chromosome 1, whole genome shotgun sequence:
TTTCAGTCAATTTACTATAACTATTGGAGTCTGTAGGAACTAATATTTATAGAGAAAACAATTTTCATTTGTCAAATGTACAgtaaaaataagtcaaatatgatgcttaaataaaaataataagacaaATGTCCCATAGATGGTTATTGAGACTTTAACACAAAGTATCTACCCGTTCAAATAAAGCTAGAGGGATAAGGTTTTTCAAAATTAAGGGATTTCATCATATTTCGTGCCTTCATATCAGCTACAAAGTTGAAAgcaaacaatgacaggtttaaggtcaacaagaaccaatcaacatagagatgtacaggacaagctgtcaACCACATGTAGAGAAatccgaacacttcacttccaTATTAAGCTTGCgccgatgatgtcgttcagaagaacgatgaaagctccacgactaaaccatccagctcagagaacaaaactccatcaaaagttGGTAACAATACAGAAATCTGTCCACTAGGACTGATCGGTTGGAAAAtgtcgatagaacaatgagaagacggagctGATCTGAGAAATGTGATGTATTAGTTGCTGCAAGTGATTAGTATTTGAATACTGTATACGCAGTTATATAAAGATGTAATAtcataaataatgattaaaGGAAAAATCGAagaatattcaaacaaacaaatgattttATAATCAAGCCACTTAGGAGAGCCAAAATCAAAATAGCAGTGGAAtgttataaaaatataaaataaaactaaaaagtGTTACGCCATTACCACTATTTAACAAACCTATTAGAGTTTCATCACACTTGAAGGTGTAACGAAGAGTAAAATCTggatttatttcataataattagTTAAAAACATCTTTTGTTATACTCTTGTTATATCCAATATCCTTAAAGTGCCTTATGATCTCACCTGTGAACAGTTTTACTTTCTTTAAAACAGTTTTCGAAGGATTTGTTTAAAAGTCTTTGGTGATAGTTTTCTCACAACTGTTCCCATAGAATTGCTACCACAATTAAGTGCAAAATCAAAAACACAATTGTAGGTGGCTTCATAAGGGTACTGATCCACTTCcgattattttattaaacatttcCTATCATATAAACACTCATATAAGTATTTTAATGTAAGATAATCTAAGGTTTAACACACATATCAACTTACCAACACTAAGTTGGTGATCAACTTACTATTTGAGAAACAGTTGTAGTATTTATTGTTTAGTAGATCTTACCCCAAAAACACTAAATTTACGACTACAACTGGTTAAATTATCTATGACCACAAtacttcatcaaaataattcCTATATTTTGAGAATCATCAACTTTTTGATATTTGTGGATGTACCGGTTTGTAAGTTCTAAATATCACAAGAATTTGTGCAATAGATTGCATTCAACTCTCCATTGTCAAAACAAAAGGTACCCGTATGTTGAATAGATTAGCTGAATGGTTATATATAAAATTTTACCAATATAGTTTTGTCGACGTTTAAGGCTTGAAATCAAGACAGTAGTTACTACGTTGTGATGGATCAATCAAACATTTAAGCCAGTTTAATTCTGATAGATATGATTTACTTCTTGATGCTACAGATAATTAGTCCAATAGGACGTATGACATAACTGCTGATCACCTTTCATTGGAAATAACAGCGTcataaatattttcttaatgcttatagattttattgaaatcaccgaccgatctaagttagataaacactaaaaacctggaagtgttGGAAAACGTTTTCGTCCTGGATGGTGGTGCGAGACCGAAAGCTCTGACTTCTATTCTCGATTGCGTTGTTGTGGATGAACACTATCGAGTTGGTCCATACCAGGACTAAaaagccatccagtgctttctggttttcaatggttgtttaactttGATTGGTTGATGATTTCAATGGAATTCAATAATCTCAACGACCTCATACTTACACTTACTAATTTACCAGCGGTATGACTTAAAGTTACCTATATTTGGATGCAAAAATGTTACCATCGTTCTGCATTTGAATCAGAGATAGCACATTATGTCATGTAAGATAATGAAATATTGGTATATTTCTATTCACTCAgaatttaaattaatataacAAAGAATTAATGTTCACAATTTTAGCAGATAATTACCAATATGAATGATAATCTGTCCTATTAGTTATCACGGCTTACTAATGGTgagattattgttatttttatttcttctgACTTCAGATCTGTCTTTGAATTGCTACTCATGCTTACTATGTCCAGATCCTTTCGATCCTTCATCACGACTGGTACACAATGATAGTAATTGTCAATGGTGTGCAGTGAGTGAAATCagtaaaaaaaatattcatttttggGAATACTATTCACTTACTGAATTATAATAAGTACTTACAGTTTTACAAATGAAACTCGATTACAGGACCTAAAGTACTGTACAGTAACTGGTGTATATACTTAAATACGTACAACAGACTAGTTGTGGATTCACTGTATTTCCGAAGTTATTTCTTTGAGAAcatgctaggtttgaagcggttacgagttcacttagattgagaacggaacaaagactcggtgaccaaaaaccaataagctagctattcgatGCGTttcagccccgctaactagaggaggaagtccaagcttggaatggggaaaTATATTCTGAAAACAGTCAGAAACGatcgataacaacaaacacaagtcaaaacgtatatatacagcacaaaaccgtccttggggagagttacaaaatagcattcTAAAAGACATAACGGACCAATAACATTTCAGATTCCCCCAAGTGAGAAATACAagatgaaggtgaaaagagctCTTTGGCGCGAGAATAAAGAAATTGaaattttctaaacaaaattacaaaatcaggTCCCTTTCCaaatgagttctggggatctaacgtccccaacagaaTATAACTGCTCAACAATCTCCAAGATTTTGATAGTTGGTTATTCTTTTGAGATCTAAAAAAACTTAACTAGAATGAAAGTATTTTGTTTGTGCCTTCTGATTATTTAAAGCGAAAAGCAATGTTACTATGCTATCGATTGTTTGAGCTTTAATCAAttgaattttattaacaagAAGGGTTTGTTTAAATTGTTGGattttataatgaatatcaCGATATGAAATTAGTTAGACAATTATTTAAACCTTAAAAGCAATGAAcagttgttttgtcctagtgtggaactcctcaataATGGGAACTCACGAGACAGTTACTTAGCAGTATTGTAGAGGTCAattcctctatatctgactccagtaaATGATATCCTGTTAACTGAATATTTTAAGCAGGTCGATTCTCCTAGTAGCCCTATGAATTAGCTCgaaaatattcaaaatccagaacaccaattgTTGGTAGAGTGCATTGTTAACAATTGATAAAGTCCGTAAgctcgcaaaagacaagcacACTGGGAAGCGAGAGAGCAAGAGTGAGTGTCATACATatttatgtctattaatcaaTTATGAGAAAGTTATTGTTTGACTATGTAAACAACCAATGAGAGAATAAATAGTATTGATGTGCAACATCGGTGTTAAAAGGTTGTTATTAAGCACTAGATAACGCAAGTTCAAGTATCCTTACTACAGAAAATTCTGTGATGTGCTACTAGAACCCATGATTTGCACTAGGCATGTAAGAACAATAAAACGGTATAAAAGGGATTTATTTGATACCAATGATAGACCATGATGATACCCGAATACactaatattttttattattgatttatatcgATTGACAGTGAGATTTATAATATTATATTGAGTAGCACTtgacattaattaattaataatctattaaatgaacaaaaatttgcATCATAAAATTCAATGTCTATAACCATTAGTTATATTCGATTCACTACAATCATATAATCACACGTTTTGTGATGCGATATTATGGGATAAACGATTggaaaaaattaattttgataACCTCCTAGTCCTTGAACAACATGTCGTCAAGATAACAACCAGTTATTATAGATGATTTAGTCATTTTCAATAAACATGTTTTCTGAGAATTTTATATTCCTTGTAGAGTTACATTTGTGAGATTCGTTGCTTTGTAAAATTGTAATGGTGAACAGTTGATGTATCTTAAGTGTctatgaaataatataaaaatttaaaaccTCTATAAGTACATCTTATCACCGATTTTAGCTAACAAGTAGAATACCTAAAAGGAGAGATTAGAAATAAGATTAGGAAGATAATATATGAATAGTACCCTTTCTTATAGTTAAAATATTCACTTTTGAAACAGATATGCAAAAGCGTTTTCACAACCAcattaataatatttacaagAAACTATACACTTAATAATGCACATTTTCCTGTAATTGTAAATAGTTATGTAGGTGGATTTCGACTGTCAAGTTGAGATGTGATATACTTTAACTGGAATTTGACAGAAAAATATATTATGTTTGTATTACCAGTGAATACATTAAATGTCTAATAGATTCTCTATAATATTTTGTGGGGCCCttaattttgtcgtcatttagttcgtacgatgttgtcgaaaggtcTCTctactttagtggcccgagagcTGATTCCAAGGGgatcgtaatgatgattgttgttgaaatatatatgtcacctgtcctcgtatataatcatcgactatTATGGcggatttagataagtcaaataacgagaatggacttgtaaatacatatatttttgtacatgaagcgaatggaatagagagaataGAAACGACgagcagtggagatggctggtaagcaaactccatttaaccaagcgttaatcaatatttataggcacacaaaaataagttgcagatatgtgatgagtaatgggataagaagtgtacacacacctacgcgctcatataaaaacagtcaagattgataagtgaataattaacaaggttggAATGtggctcaagtagaatgaatagaatgggctgtccgaaagctataATCAGATATATAGGCTTAacataatgactgacactacaaatACATTGACGGAACAATAAAAACAACTGTTATATCCTATTATCTAATTAACACGTTTACCTGTTTGTAAAAGTACCCTTTTGTTTAATTTTGTCAAAGTAAAATCATATATCTATCTACTTTTTTTTCCTATCTTTTATGATAGAAACTTGAAGTTCCACATTATTTTAATCCAATCAGACAATGTACACCTAAATGTGACTTTGAATATTTCAGTGAAACATACCCTAAACTTACTTATCATTGTTgtcaaaataattattgtaataaaagtattaaaaaaaatccaataataattcatcatatactactaataactatcatcattatttatttgtttcattatttataaaaattgaTGCAACAAAAAAACTCAACAGTACAATGTTCAAATCAAAATATCTCCATAAATTCACAATCTAATTTTTATATAATTAATcatgtgaaaaacaaaaaactgTGATTTCTTTATTTAAAGATGAGCAAACAAAATTTTTTCTATttcgtttttctctttttttttctttttttttaggattcactaatttattttatttcagcttatgttttagaaaaataataaattccatgtttatttttatattttttatattgaataatttaccATTTAGAGGGATTACATAATACACGGGTGAGATACATGTTTATTTACATGACATAAGTTGGTTATCATCTATATATTTGGTAAAATTTATATCTTCTTTAAAAATTGATTGTTTCTGTGTACtaacatttatgtatttaatattaaaaatggtttttgtgtatattataataatttcaatgtttgagatcatgagtcaattgaagctagatcaccgtggaaaacccggaagcactagacaactgtttcatcctattgtgggactccccagcagtgtgcacccacggtCTCGCCTCACGatattcgaacacaggacctatcagtctcgagccagacgcttaaccaactagaccactgatccagccggcatccaatgatgttaatttctaacttcaactaatccacgaaattgagcgacatatccaccattgtcttcagtgagctactATCTTACAACTGGAccggttggactccactggtcacggcttctcactagaactccaagatatACCTCTTGATGccggtcactagtgagcatatgttaattcatatcaaaagggtttttgtggatattatgatAATTGCAATggatgagatcatgagtcaattgaaacttgatcaccatggaaaacctggaagcactggacgactgtttcatcttattgtggaactcctcagcagtgtgcatcatGTATTTGACTATAGATAAGTCTAAAACATGGAAATATATGTCACTAGACTAATTAATACCTACAGTCACATAACCATTATGTTATGTTATGTCTTTAACTTATACGATTATCGCAAAATACGACTGCTAAATTTACTTGCACTGACTTACACGACCAAACTAATGACGCATACACTAGTAAAAGCAGCCTAGAATTCCGATTGATCCATTTTCTACCTAGACCTGCCTGTCCAATCCATaacgccaatctcagcctccgcaaTACGAATTGTATATTTTAAACGTAttgagtttatatacaaacaaattagactacatcacaccataaaatagaaaataacatttgtacaagattaaGCCAAAAAGTGAATGTGATTGTGAGGGACTGCTGCTAACAAACTGGGAATATCTCAAGAATAATAAATTGTATCAtaatagtcaataggtcaaataaaggcttataatgaaaggaatatcaATATGCATATAACATAGTTACTTTATAGTCATACAATAACACAGACTTCCTGAAGTTTTATTTTGCACAGAGTTGAGtcatatattttattctatacattccgtttaataaaataatgaaacagaTGGAAGTAAGTTATCAAGTAAATCAATGGTTTGAGTTCAACTGGCCAACTCGGAGTAAATAGCGTTAGTCGAGTTTCAAATGTTTAGCGTACATTTATCATCTGGAATCGGTAGCATGATAAATACatttgtggtggtcggtattcgatataatccttaaacttcgcatgcagttcgtcttgataaccgttctgTATAACGctccaacggtatattaatcagaagacaaatacgaagtgttgattacgtttaatgcgagaccacacacatatatccatatgtacagatgcgttaaacaagcatagaagagttgtgccgaaaggcaagcaagcgagccggagccagagcaagagcgagacgagagtgtgtgagtgagtgagtgagtgagtaagtgagtgagtgagtgagtgagtgggtgagtgggtgagtgagtgagtgagtgagtgagtgagtgagtgagtgagtgagtgagtgagtgagtgagtgagtgagtgagtgagtgagtgagtgagtgagtgagtgagtgagtgagtgagtgagtgagtgagtgagtgagtgagtgggtgagtgagtgagtgagtgagtgagtgagtgagtgagtgagtgagtgagtgagtgagtgagtgagtgagtgagtgagtgagtgagtgagtgagtgagtgagtgagtgagtgagtgagtgagtgagtgagtgagtgagtgagtgagtgagtgagtgagtgagtgagtgagtgagtgagtgagtgagtgagtgagtgagtgagtgagtgagtgagtgagtgagtgagtgagtgagtgagtgagtgagtgagtgagtgagtgagtgagtgagtgagtgagtgagtgagtgagtgagtgagtgagtgagtgagtgttgaacatgaataacatggacatatatataccatgtgaaatgaatgagtaatcgaatcaaataagcagttagtagtaagactagcagagtgaataaatgcgtaggccgtaagcaatattcaagcatacgtatttcatacaagcacaaaataataagggtacaataaattgttatagtgccgatgactttgtccgctaaataagttagcaaaagggcttaactgaattaaatgagaatagactcaattgcacgtgagtcgctatacaTTCAGTGAAATATAAAAGTCGCATACAAATGTGTATATCAGCCATAAACATTCTAATTAGTAAGCGAATTCCTTAACACAGTCGATAATTCATCTTAGATAAAAATTCATCATTAACTGTACCTAATTTGCCATTAGACCTATTTTTACTTGAGTTTTTTAACGGTGATACTCAAGTAGTCAACAGATTTTTATTTCCTTATTTCTTCACTAGAACAATCAATATCACTGGGTTTTAGTATCAGGCAAAAATTCAATTGCAAAAACGTTAAGTTCAAGGAAGTGAAATAATGAAGAACGCTATTATTTTCCAGTTCCACATTTCAGCAATCTATTATCGCAATCATGATGAAGATACTTCTTTAAATTTTGCGATCCTCTAACTATAAGAAATCAAGTAAGAAACATGAATTTTGTACGATTCTAAAATGCCTCTGAATCTATCACTCCAGAAATAAACTGAGAAAACACTTCATAGAGTCTTGTGTACTGATAACTATTTATACATAATTCCCTCCATTTTTTCCAATTATTCTAAACTTCAATTTCTTAAAGTTTGCCTAAAATTAACAGAAAATTCTATGAAGTATCTACAAACTCCACATTTAGTTggaacaataaatatattaaaatagaaCATTGATATACATTAGATTaggtaataaataatatataactCAAAAATAGAATTCTTAATGAATTGACGGGGCATGAATCAACCAGTTAGGTCTGGTGCATAATCTGAAAAATTGATGAAAGCGCACATCAACTAGAAAAGTGAATGGAGTTAAAACGGAAATTTCTCAAAATTTTACTGTAAGGAATAATCTGCTAAAGTAGTCAAAATGATGAAAAGTTACATTTCAACAAAATGTTCAGTGCAAACAGTTTCAGAATTATTGCTATCCTGAAAAATCCAAATTATGTTTACTGAATACAATGAAGTTTTGATACTCGTCAATGTTTCGTGAAGTGAAGTATCACGAAACACTTCGTTTAATCAACAAGTCAAATGTATCTTTACATCTCACATTTTACGGACTATTACAGCACGAAAAATAATGCAGTTTCCGTGTTTACGCCTCTGTAGATCATAAGTTCTTAGTTGTGATTATATAAGGACTCTAGTTACGAAATGGCCGTGAGTGAGATGAACGTGAAATCTGAAATAAGATAATACTATTTTAGTTGTTCAAATTCCAAAATTCAAACGAGAGAAAATTTAACCATGAAGAGTTTTTACAGTCTTAGTAACAAACATGTAATTATAAGTTAAAGCATAAGAGATGAACAAGAGCGTTCATCCACGACTGTTTCTGTGATCATTTTATGGAACACAGATATTTATGGTCAACAAGAAAATCATATACTTTATTTCTATTACTTCTATTTATGTTGGACCCTAATCAATTTTCCTTCTCGTTTCACTTAGTGATAATACACACACTGAAATTTAAGACGTTCAAGCTAAATTCATTTCTATTATAATTCAGCTTACACAACCGCTTTCCTTCACGAGAAAGAACATGTTTGCGTCATTGTATGTGATACTACACCTCTACACATAATTATTTACGTGTATTTTTGTGCTTacaaacaaaaaattatttgaaatatgttTAGTTATAAGATTTTTGGTAAAACGATTGTCATTCACTGAAAACACATCACACCGTATATAACACTATTGAcaaatcatttaaaacaaacaatcttCACTTGACATAACAACAAAAGTTTAGAATTCATGGCAAAATGTGTTTGAAGATGACAAATGTGAAAAAATATTAGAGTATGTAACTTtcgtaaatcatttgattttcaCTTTTACCAGAATGGTTTTTCATGACATACAACTGTTATTGAGATCTTTATCTACTTGAAATTCAAAGAAAAATATTACGCATTCAATACTTTGTATTTCGATATTAGTCACATGAAACACATTTGTCAACACAGTTCTCAGTCAATAATTTTGGTAATGTGGGCGTCAACTCTCTGTTTCATATTGTGTTCAGATGTATGTTAATGTgaaatttgaaaaaataatagAGTTGCCTCAGTTTTGAACTACACAGATTGACATTGTGATTGTGATGTATCAAGTTTGTTAGTGAGAATTAAGACGAGGCTGAGTATGAATAAGATGATATGATGAAGAGATTTTCACGATTTTCACTTGCAACATTTCATGAGATATGTATCTACTTCTACTGCAGTTAGTTTCTGAATAATTTTCTAATTTGTCTGGTTATTGTGTAAGACCTTGTGAATCGATGTCTATGTCTTCAGATTCAACAAACTGATTTCATTCTGGGTGTATTCAACATCATCAGTGTGTTTGTATTCTAAATAGAGTTCATTCGCTTTTGTTATGATTTGCATGTATTTCATATTGGGCCTCTTAGTGATGTCGGAAACAAATGATGAAAACTGATCACTAAGGCATTTCTATCATTCACTTCACATAAATTTAAACTCTCCACTCTTCTAAACAGACAAACCATTTATGGAATAGTGAGAAATTCGCCTGATAATATTCCACCTTCTGGTAAACATTTATGAGTTCCATTGTTTGGTTTATTTTGTTGAAGGTTATTTAACGAATAATGGTCGATTTGTCCTGTAGTGGCTGGTACTTTTTCAAGCTTATATAGGCTATCCTAGCCAATGCACAAACCAGTTATTTATTCTTCTCAATTTTCATTCTGAATTTGTCACTTCCTCACTTATTAACCCTAACTGACTTCATGTGTTCATATGGGTTGATTGTTTGATTTGATCAATACGTGTCTGTAACTCATTTTTGTCTGAATATGAATACTGAGTAATGCTTCATCAAAACGATTTTCCGTACTCGACTTTCCCGTCTTGGTTCGTATTCCATTCTTCCAGCAACATTCTCCGCTTCGTTTTCTCCACTTCGTTTATCTGATTGTCCGTGCGGATCAATGAGTGTATGGAGTATGCGCATTGAAAATCTATTCTCATATTCAACTTATTTCATTCCGTTATTGTCTAACGCGAATTAATTCTATGAAAATATACCAGGGTTATcgacatgtatatttctataataatcatcatgCGATCTAACTAGCGTCAGATATTGGACCGTTATTCTCTGTtttgtaaattttattattattaatcacgAGTTCTGAATATTTAACTTACAGTGTTCCtgattattttatattctattACTAAACTATGGCTGGAATACAAAACTTCCTCATGTTAACTCATTACGTACTAAAAATAGGGATAACAGTGAATCACAGAATAGTTCTGAAAGTTCCGACCTTCTAATTTTCACTCCATTTCAACATCGAAAACCGATTTCTGTTAAAAAGGCAAGCGAATAGTAAAAACAGTTTTACTTAAAGGATATTTAAAAGGCCTATACTAAATATGCAAATTGAGACAATAATATTAACTAGGCGGCCCACTTGGATATTTAGGCTACCTGTGCCTgctatctagatatttcaacatgttatctgtcttttgtttgtttcaacagatcattatgtcaattattTAGTTGCACAagctattcaggtgcgtttgtgaaatgTTCATGACCTTTCATTGTACAAGTTAGAAAAGAGCATAATCAGACACAttatggttgctggcaataaaCATCGAAATGAGTGTACAGTATTCAGATGTCTATTCCTAAACTGCTAACATCCAATTGGCGACCACTCAATTTCTATGGTCAGGatagatcaagaaataagaaacggaaacttgttgaaatacgtTGCATCAAGTATTCTATATTAAACCAAAagatattattgaataaagctaataataataataataataataataataataataataataataatagaagcaattgattattattttgcaAAACTGAACTCAATTACTTTGCAATCGACTGTAACACCGATAATAGTGTGGTTTGGAGAAGAACATAGAGAGCCAATACACAACTCTGTCTACTCTCATTTGATTGACAGAAGTCATTTAGTTGACAGAACTAAAGCAAAAACACTGAATACTTTCATTCTATCCAGTTCTACAATTGCACTTAACCTCCTCTTTGACACATTGCACAAGTTGGAAGAAATCAAACCAACAACTGTAGTTTTTGTAATGTAAAATATTTCCAGAACCCATGTAACTCCTTTGTAAGCAGTATGACCgtattttattttctctaaCCTCTCTCGTATATCCACTGAACCAAACATCCATCTGTTGGTGTCTGAAATAATCTTGACACAATCGAGAACAACCCAATACATGTTACATAGGTCATACACCATACTTCATGAAAGTAGATCCATCTCGAACACACCACAGTTTCACCTCACCTCATTCCTTTCACACTTAGTATAGATGTTATTGTCCTTATACAATTACACAGTTCCCTGCATCTTCACTGAAAAGAATAAGAAATCAGTTATTAACTCATCAAGAATTTTCTAATATTTTCCTAAAATCAGTTCAACATTTAGAACTAACAACTACTATTTAGATCATCTTGCAATTCACATTTTCTTATAATTACTAGTTCCTAAAATTGGTATTGATTGAATAAACAGGTAACTCAATGTCTGATACATCATTGCTCGTGTCGGCATTTTTCTCATGTGATTGGATTTAATccaatgtaaaataataaacgaataaaTGATACGTGTCAATGAAGTCAatttcacacacaaatcaacCGATATCTCACAATGATGCCGGTTAAATTATAGTTTGAGATTTGTCGTGTACACCAGCTTTTACACTTCAGAAGACATCAGATTATTTTACTCACTTTCATTGTGTTGAAACGCTTTGATATTAGTCGTACGATGATAATCACGACCCCTGA
This window encodes:
- a CDS encoding hypothetical protein (SECRETED:SignalP(1-23)); protein product: MMYMAQFLLVISLIIININYNLSLNCYSCLLCPDPFDPSSRLVHNDSNCQWCAKLEVPHYFNPIRQCTPKCDFEYFSETYPKLTYHCCQNNYCNKSIKKNPIIIHHILLITIIIIYLFHYL